Proteins from one Malaya genurostris strain Urasoe2022 chromosome 2, Malgen_1.1, whole genome shotgun sequence genomic window:
- the LOC131428803 gene encoding uncharacterized protein K02A2.6-like, with the protein MSDPPGTGAAHAVQQQQNTDQLLLQILNQQQQLMAKLTSQMSATQLTIQGLSRDEITLDSLASNIVEFVYDPDQGCTFDTWYSRYADLFDKDAGRLDNAAKVRLLMRKLNPAAHERFTSFILPKKSKDFTFEQIIEKLKTIFGSPVSIFHRRYQCLQIIKDDAEDFVSYSCKVNRACVDFKISDLSEEQFKSLIFVCGLKSSRDSDIRMRLITKLNDTSEISLEKVVEECKNLVNLKKDNSLVENPRTQAVVHAVKQSRYKSKSNHKHLRSAAGSSIDRPRTPCWSCGGMHFSKDCQYREHQCRDCKKKGHKEGYCACFSKKCSSNKKIFTASKDVKGVSVKNVSQRRKFAEIQINKVPVQLQIDSASDITIISDQLWKHIGQPPGVRPTCSARTASGQPLDLTLEFWCDAQIGGISKKGLCRVVSSNLDLNILGADWIELFGLWDVPFSSICHKVTGSQKHNVEALQAQFSAVKWDCVLRRKFSSL; encoded by the coding sequence ATGTCAGATCCTCCGGGTACGGGAGCCGCTCATGCGGTCCAGCAGCAGCAAAACACCGATCAGTTATTGCTCCAGATCCTGAACCAACAACAACAGCTTATGGCAAAACTCACATCGCAGATGTCAGCCACCCAGTTAACCATACAGGGCCTGTCAAGAGATGAAATCACGTTAGATTCTCTTGCCAGCAACATCGTCGAGTTTGTCTACGATCCAGATCAAGGATGCACGTTCGACACTTGGTATTCAAGGTATGCAGATCTGTTTGACAAGGATGCGGGACGCTTGGATAATGCTGCGAAAGTCCGGCTGCTAATGAGGAAATTAAACCCAGCAGCACATGAGCGCTTCACCAGCTTCATTCTCCCGAAGAAATCAAAAGATTTCACCTTCGAACAAATCATCGAGAAGCTTAAAACCATTTTTGGATCGCCAGTGTCTATCTTTCATCGTCGATATCAATGTCTTCAAATTATTAAAGACGACGCAGAAGATTTCGTGTCATATTCTTGCAAGGTAAATCGAGCATGTGTGGATTTCAAGATCAGTGATCTTTCGGAAGAGCAGTTCAAATCACTCATTTTCGTGTGCGGATTAAAATCGTCAAGAGATTCCGATATTCGTATGCGGCTCATTACTAAATTGAACGACACTTCTGAAATTTCGCTGGAGAAGGTAGTTGAAGAGTGCAAGAACCTGGTGAATCTGAAAAAGGATAACAGTCTCGTGGAAAATCCGCGAACGCAAGCGGTCGTACATGCAGTTAAGCAAAGTAGATACAAATCGAAGTCAAACCACAAGCACCTTCGATCGGCCGCAGGTTCCAGTATCGATCGACCAAGAACCCCTTGCTGGTCATGTGGAGGCATGCATTTCTCAAAGGACTGCCAGTACCGCGAGCATCAGTGCCGTGACTGCAAAAAGAAAGGGCACAAGGAAGGTTATTGTGCCTGTTTTTCGAAAAAGtgttcttcaaataaaaaaatatttactgcgAGCAAAGACGTCAAGGGGGTATCAGTCAAGAACGTCAGCCAAAGGAGGAAGTTTGCTGAGATCCAAATCAACAAGGTTCCAGTCCAGTTGCAAATAGATTCAGCGTCAGATATTACAATTATATCTGACCAGCTTTGGAAACACATTGGGCAGCCTCCAGGAGTCAGGCCAACATGCAGTGCTAGAACAGCGTCAGGACAACCACTTGATCTAACGCTGGAATTCTGGTGCGACGCGCAAATCGGCGGCATTTCTAAAAAAGGTCTGTGTCGTGTTGTATCATCTAATCTTGATTTGAACATTTTAGGCGCAGATTGGATAGAATTGTTCGGACTGTGGGACGTTCCTTTTAGTTCAATTTGTCACAAAGTCACCGGTTCACAAAAGCACAATGTTGAAGCGTTACAGGCACAGTTTTCAGCAGTAAAATGGGACTGTGTACTAAGACGAAAGTTCAGCTCACTTTGA
- the LOC131428804 gene encoding uncharacterized protein K02A2.6-like — translation MQSAVENEIQRLQDLGILVPVDHSDWAAPIVVVRKPNGAVRICADFSTGLNSNLESNQYPLPLPEDIFAKMAGCKLFSHIDLSDAYLQVEIDTRDQYLLTINTHKGLFRYTRLTPGIKSAPGVFQQLVDTMVSDLNGTCGYLDNILVGGRTQEEHDHNLHQTLRRLGEYGFTVRIEKCSFQMSQIKYLGQILDSDGIKPDPDKSAAVASMPPPHDVPSLRSYLGAVNYYAKYIPEMRNLRFPMDELLRTGSKWIWSEACQRSFDRFRKILQSPLALTHYNPKLDIVVSADASQQGIGARIAHKFPDGTIKAISYASRSLTPAETNYSQIEKEGLALIFAVTRFHRMIFGRSFILETDHKPLLSIFGSKKGIPVYTANRLQRWALTLLLYNFTIQYVRTESFGYADVLSRLINNHIRPNEEYVIASIELEESVKHSFEQSLEVLPVTFKMIQDETQADSLLKTVISYVQSRWPTNRSDLSDPQLHQFQQRRDSLSVFSSCLMYGERIVIPTKFRNRVLHQLHKGHPGVERMRSLARNYVYWPGIDEQIAQVVRSCNKCAEAAKTNSKTKLESWPLPQQPWQRVHCDFAGPVDGIYYLIVVDAYSRWPEVIPTKRITTAATLTMFREIFSRHGMPETLITDNGTQFTSENFESYCTNNGILHLKTPPYHPQSNGLAERFVDTFKRTLRKIMTGGESLREAIDTFLLCYRSTPCRSAPEGKTPAELLLGRRLRTSLDLLKPPTAYYKSADSKQEEQFNRKHGTKSRKYLIGESVWAKVHRNNTWTWEPGQVLERVDRVIYNVWLSSEQNLIRSHCNQLRRRYGAETSVKQQSTDIPLNILLDTWGLRPAPLEQASQESQEIILETQTTETKNSIPQNTESREIVQRSHTRTTRANSQQEAPAESASITPNHFLRGYPSEIRTIESQATYEAEALRDDYERSQHLADQLWSRYLKEYLPTINHPTKWHDEQVPIETGDLVYLVNNSKKVWTRGIVEELIIGKMGASDKLWFKRISEDLCGRCLSWRC, via the exons ATGCAAAGCGCTgtggaaaatgaaattcagCGGCTTCAGGATCTTGGTATTCTTGTTCCAGTTGACCATTCAGACTGGGCAGCACCAATTGTGGTAGTACGGAAGCCAAACGGAGCCGTGCGTATTTGTGCTGATTTCTCTACTGGACTAAACAGTAATTTAGAGTCCAACCAGTACCCGCTACCATTGCCTGAGGACATATTTGCGAAAATGGCGGGATGTAAACTGTTTAGTCACATCGACTTGTCAGATGCTTACCTTCAAGTAGAGATTGATACACGCGACCAGTACCTTCTCACCATCAACACACATAAGGGATTGTTTCGTTACACCCGTCTAACTCCGGGCATCAAGTCAGCTCCGGGAGTGTTTCAGCAGTTGGTGGACACAATGGTCAGCGATCTCAACGGAACATGTGGTTATCTAGACAACATTTTAGTCGGTGGCCGTACACAAGAAGAGCATGACCACAATTTACATCAAACTCTGCGTCGACTCGGAGAGTATGGTTTCACAGTGAGGATTGAAAAATGCAGTTTTCAAATGTCACAAATCAAGTACCTCGGACAGATACTTGATAGCGATGGAATAAAGCCAGATCCAGACAAATCAGCAGCCGTAGCAAGCATGCCACCGCCACATGATGTTCCATCGTTGCGTTCGTATCTGGGTGCTGTCAATTACTATGCAAAGTACATTCCGGAAATGCGCAACCTTCGGTTCCCGATGGATGAACTACTCAGAACGGGTTCAAAGTGGATCTGGTCGGAAGCATGTCAGCGTTCATTTGACAGATTTCGTAAAATTCTGCAGTCGCCGCTCGCGTTGACACACTACAATCCAAAACTCGACATTGTGGTGTCAGCGGATGCATCCCAGCAAGGAATCGGTGCACGCATAGCTCATAAATTTCCGGATGGAACAATTAAAGCAATTTCATATGCTTCACGTAGTCTCACTCCAGCTGAAACCAACTATAGTCAAATAGAAAAGGAGGGACTCGCTCTCATCTTCGCCGTAACGCGTTTTCATCGCATGATATTTGGTCGAAGTTTCATACTCGAAACGGATCACAAACCGTTGTTATCGATTTTCGGAAGCAAAAAAGGTATTCCTGTGTACACTGCAAACAGACTGCAGCGGTGGGCACTGACGTTACTATTATATAACTTCACCATTCAGTACGTCAGAACAGAAAGCTTTGGGTACGCAGACGTTCTTTCGCGGCTGATCAACAATCACATTCGGCCTAATGAAGAGTATGTCATCGCATCGATCGAGTTGGAAGAATCAGTCAAGCACAGTTTTGAACAATCTTTAGAAGTGTTACCAGTCACATTCAAGATGATCCAAGATGAAACGCAAGCAGACTCACTTCTTAAGACAGTTATTAGTTACGTGCAATCCAGATGGCCTACTAATAGATCCGATCTCAGCGATCCACAGTTGCATCAGTTTCAACAGCGTCGAGATAGTCTTTCAGTATTTTCAAGCTGTTTGATGTACGGAGAACGGATAGTCATCCCAACCAAATTTAGGAATCGAGTACTTCATCAATTGCATAAAGGACATCCAGGTGTGGAACGAATGAGATCGTTAGCGCGTAATTACGTGTACTGGCCTGGTATCGATGAACAGATAGCTCAGGTTGTTCGCTCCTGCAATAAGTGTGCTGAAGCAGCGAAAACTAACAGCAAGACCAAGCTAGAAAGTTGGCCTCTTCCACAGCAACCATGGCAGCGAGTGCATTGCGATTTCGCCGGACCAGTAGATGGAATCTACTACCTGATTGTTGTGGACGCGTACAGCAGATGGCCGGAAGTTATTCCTACTAAACGAATCACCACGGCCGCAACGTTAACCATGTTTAGAGAAATTTTTTCGAGGCATGGCATGCCGGAAACGTTAATTACAGACAATGGCACGCAGTTTACCAGTGAGAACTTCGAAAGCTATTGCACCAACAACGGCATTCTTCATTTGAAAACACCACCGTATCATCCACAATCAAATGGACTGGCTGAACGTTTTGTGGACACATTCAAACGGACACTCAGAAAAATTATGACGGGGGGAGAGAGCCTTCGGGAAGCAATTGATACTTTCCTTCTTTGTTATCGCTCCACACCATGCCGTAGTGCACCGGAAGGTAAGACACCAGCAGAATTGTTGCTGGGCAGACGATTGCGAACATCCTTGGACCTGTTGAAGCCTCCTACAGCGTATTACAAATCAGCAGACTCCAAGCAAGAAGAACAGTTCAACCGGAAGCATGGTACCAAAAGTCGGAAATATTTGATTGGTGAATCGGTTTGGGCCAAAGTTCATCGCAACAATACTTGGACTTGGGAGCCCGGACAGGTGCTAGAACGAGTTGATCGGGTAATCTACAACGTGTGGTTATCATCAGAGCAGAACCTTATCAGGTCTCACTGCAACCAACTACGAAGGCGCTATGGAGCTGAAACTTCAGTCAAGCAGCAGTCAACCGATATTCCCCTGAATATTCTTTTAGATACCTGGGGACTTCGTCCAGCACCACTTGAGCAGGCGTCTCAAGAGTctcaagagattattctggaaacTCAAACAACGGAAACAAAGAACTCAATTCCCCAGAATACCGAGTCTAGGGAGATTGTTCAACGTTCCCATACACGCACAACGAGAGCAAACAGTCAACAAGAAGCG CCAGCTGAATCGGCTTCGATCACTCCAAATCATTTTTTGCGAGGATACCCATCTGAAATACGCACTATAGAATCGCAAGCAACGTATGAAGCTGAAGCACTACGAGATGATTATGAGAGATCTCAACACTTAGCAGACCAACTTTGGTCAAGGTACCTGAAGGAGTATCTCCCAACTATTAATCATCCGACAAAATGGCATGACGAACAAGTGCCAATAGAGACGGGTGACCTGGTTTACTTGGTAAACAACAGCAAAAAAGTCTGGACTCGTGGTATTGTGGAAGAGCTGATCATCGGCAAGATGGGCGCGTCCGACAAGTTATGGTTTAAACGAATAAGCGAAGATTTATGCGGCCGTTGTCTAAGTTGGCGGTGCTAG
- the LOC131431003 gene encoding ragulator complex protein LAMTOR5 — translation MEEQVDQILDRLMSTPKNIGCLLANNQGLCIGVRGSASDKSAGIIVAISEQAAKLDPNCNAPVVSLDVGDKQCIIHKNGITGAIFKEV, via the exons ATGGAAGAGCAAGTGGATCAAATTTTGGATAGATT AATGTCAACACCGAAAAACATAGGATGTCTACTGGCGAATAATCAAGGATTGTGCATTGGcg TACGTGGCAGTGCTTCAGATAAATCCGCCGGTATAATTGTGGCTATTTCTGAGCAGGCGGCAAAATTAGATCCAAACTGTAATGCTCCAGTTGTTTCGCTGGACGTAGGAGATAA GCAATGCATAATTCATAAAAATGGTATCACAGGAGCAATTTTCAAAGAAGTGTAG